In Silene latifolia isolate original U9 population chromosome 6, ASM4854445v1, whole genome shotgun sequence, the genomic window ATCTTCCGAATCTGCAAACACAAGAAACATATCAACACAATAATATGtatatatattatttattatagCAAAATGTATATTTTAGGAGGATTCATTTCTTGCATATTATTGTGTTGATATGTTTCTTGTGTTTGCAGATTCGGAAGATACGGAGGATATTGAAGAGATATGGTTGATACTAGTCAGCTAACTCAATTAGTAAAATTGTTAAATGAAGAAAATTACGACAGTCGTTTGTTCCTAATAATGCATAGACGACCTTGCAGCTCTCTTTAAACCCAAAAAATACTCTATGGAATCAATTAAGCGAAAGCATACTCGGCAGTATCACCCAAAGAATACATACTAAGGTACTTGGTTCTGCAAACTAGCGCGCCACTGGTTCCTCCGATGTCTACCATACTCGGCAGTATCACCCAAAGAATACATACTAAGTATCAACTTAAACTTTAATGTTTGAGCACTCAACATGGTGATCACTGGTCAATGGTCATACCCAATTACGggaattttttggttaattagcGTTAATGAGCAAAATAATTAGGTAATAAGCGTTCATTTGAAACTATTTGGGTCCAtagtgtccacgtcatcactttttattttttttcaatttttatatgaaaccgctaagaaacttagcggcttcacttagtttttttttaatatataaaaGGCAAAACCGCTAAAAATCTTAGCGACTTATCATATCACACGGTCATTTTGTAGGGTAGTTAATGAAAGTTGTTGAAAATTGTTGAAAACTTGTAATAAAGCCGCTGAAGTTCTCAGCGGCCttatcttcaattttttttttttttttaattttttaaaaaataaaacagATACAAATATCCGGACGATGACATTTTGTAAAACCGCTAAGTTTCTTAGCGGTTtcatataaaaattgaaaaaaattaaaattgatGACATGGACACTATAGACCCAAATAGTTTCAAATGAACCCTTATtatctactccctccgtcccgatcaattgttgtcctttcgttttggcacaaagaccaaggaaagaggataAGGCCAATAACAAGATGAGAAGtagaacaaattgaatgagaatgatcaaattattcatcaagttcattcttaaaatagaaaggacaacaaatgactgaaacACCCTAcaatagaaaaggacaacaaatgaccggggaggaagtaattattttgctaattaacACTCATTAACCAAAAAATTCAATTTACTGAGTTTCTTTCGACATTTCTCTATACTACACACAGAGTTCTAAATTTCAATAACGCGAGGGTGGACAGTATAAACGTCCGGAAAAAGGAAGAAACAACACAATGGCAGCAAAGAGTGAAGCCATGGCCCAAGGATTACCAAATTAAGTCCTCTTCGGCTCTGATTTCCAATTATTCTACCGATTTCCAATTATTCTACCTTTATACAGGCCCATCATTTTAGTGGTTCCCTACATATCGCATGTGTGAGTGTGATACCGAGATTGAGTACCACTGTACCACCGTAACACCATCTCATTTTCCCGAAAACAAAGGGTACCGGCTATAATCCGAAAAACCAAAGACATTCGGTAAGAAAAGTCAAAGCATTATCTATGTCATTATAGTCAGCAAATTGAGGCAGCCTCACGTACATGAATCACACTTTGTACATTACAAATTAACAACATGAAAGAAATAACAATAGACGATCTAGTAGAAAAGCCAGAGCATTATTTACAACACAGATAGTGTCAAGATGTTCCATAACTTATGCTATTATTTCGGTCAAGGTAAAGCACTTGATAGTTAGCCCTCCCTTCGCTTTGTCAGATTTTTGATGAAGCGAGTAGGTAAGATCTCCAGTTACTTTCTTGGGCGTCTTAAACGGATTAGTGAATAGCTTAGAGTGACCGACGCCCATGGAAAACGACTGACTTGCTAACTGTTGATTTTGAGGACCCTTAATCACAACTGTGACATCATTTTGAATCCATGTAGTTACATGTTCAGGATCTACCGATACTTGGAACACGCCTTCGTATGTTGTATTTGGTTTCAAACAGTATCTTGGGATGCGCCCGTTAACATCAAATTCGCCCACCTCCCTACACTTCAGATACGGCATATCGTTTCCCCTGCATTTGAAATATAGCAAACATCATCTTTGCTGAAATATCGGGTGAAATGTAGAAAAACATAAGCAAAGGCAGTTCGGCGGACGTAGGCTTTTGATATTGGAACGATATaaatatatttttaattaaatttactTTACTTAGGAAATATCTTTTACACTTCAGATACAACATACTTGTTCCTAATTTAATGGTTGTTTTACTCGTatatttatcattattgttattaattacTCGTATTTTTTCCTAAtaatatatatacaaattaacGTTACTtctttcattgttgttattaattattgttttaataatatTAACGTCCTTCATTGTAATGATAATGTTTTTGGTTGAATTTGTTATGAATTAATAACATAAGCGTTGAAAAAAATCGTTTAGAGCAATATACGTTGGAAAGATTAAGGGCAAAATGAAAAGGTTATGAAAGCGTAATGAACAATTATAGGGGCGTGAATGCGTGATATTGCAGCACCCTTAAGAAACTAGTACTCTGTTCTTGTTAATTCCTCGACGAGGTGAGAGGTTATTTACAGTATCTTACCCTGATTGTACAATCCATTTCGATTTGTCTCCGTCAACCATCATCTTGCCACCGTACACCTTGTATACAACGTTCTGAAATAACTCGACTACATTAGTATATATGAACCTAATAATAGGTACACCTTGTATACAACGTTCTGAAATAACTCAAACGGTAATAATAGGTACAACGCTGACCATAGTATGTCCGATACTATGGTCTTACGGAAACTCGATCTATTTGCTAAAGGTAGAATACTCGCTAGTTTTCTTTTCTGTGATATACTTGTTCGTGTATGTGTATATGTAGTCTACTTATTGTTCGTACAAAAAAAAACAGTGTACTTATTTTCATTTAACGGAATACCACTGCTGAACTTAGTTTTATGAAACGTTTTTTTACAAAATATACAACAATCATAGTCAAACGTCTTGCATAACAATCCGTCTCATTGTAGACGGACTACCCGTCTAAAGCCCTCccacaaaatgcaagtgggagggcagGTGGGGTATCTATTTCCCACCCACTTGCACTATTCGCTCTTATTTTGTAAGAGAGACACTATCCatctacaactttagacggatagtaTCCGTCTAAAGTAAGAATTTGTGGATGCAAAAATAGCGAGAATATGTAAAAGTTACCTTCTTTCTATAGTTTAACAATACCGAGGAAGACGGCACCCTATGATTTCTAATTGGATGAAATCTTACCTGAAATGAGTGAGCCACAACCATAATGAGATAATAATAATTTCATTCAATTAGAAATCTTACCTGAAATGCTAGTTGAAAAAGAAGAGGAAGTATTCCTTTACAAATCTTACGCTTACGCCTTGATTAAATGATGACATTTTGGCAGAGTTTGGCTTTTTCCGCACCAGTATGTACGCCGCCGCAAATGAGCGTTTGTACTGTTActatgaaaaaaaaaaggtgttATATATATAGTAGTCCGTGTCATTATAGCGTATAGAATGATATGGTGACGCGCATATAAAAGTCAGACCTTTGaactgttctttttttttttttttttttttttttgcaggaaaCTGTTCTTCTATACTCCGTACTTGGGATCCAATCCCAATTGGTCTACCGGTAGTTATGTCattttgatttgaaataaaaggaCGTTTGAGATTATTTTACAATTAAATATGATCATTGGAAAACTAGTCACCATATATTGTAAAACTAGCTCAAATATTGTGATTATGCTATTTGGCCAAACTTAAAAAGTGCTTTTGTAATTAAAAAAGTAGTAGCTTGGCCAAACATGGTAAATTAGAGGATTTTAAAAGTGCTTTTGAAAAATTAAACTGATTATTCACCCCAAAAAGAGAAGTAGATAAttactacttctacttctacttctatttttcacataaagaaccaaataagcaaacaaaaattgtattaaagtagttaggccaaacatatactccctcctattcttaataACCCTCCCCTTTTATGGAGGGCACGGAAATTAAGAGAGGGAATATTATATgataaagtattgtagtggggtaggagattggagagagagagaatgtattgtgtgattaaaatctatatatatatataaaagagagttttttcgagcgatctgagagc contains:
- the LOC141658452 gene encoding uncharacterized protein LOC141658452 — protein: MSSFNQGVSVRFHPIRNHRVPSSSVLLNYRKKNVVYKVYGGKMMVDGDKSKWIVQSGGNDMPYLKCREVGEFDVNGRIPRYCLKPNTTYEGVFQVSVDPEHVTTWIQNDVTVVIKGPQNQQLASQSFSMGVGHSKLFTNPFKTPKKVTGDLTYSLHQKSDKAKGGLTIKCFTLTEIIA